In the Aquipuribacter sp. SD81 genome, CGCCCTCACCAACCAGGCGCTGCTGAGCGCCCAGGAGGGCACCAGCCCCGACATCATCCTGCTCGACAACCCGGCCGTGTCGACGCTGGCGGAGACCGGCATCGTCACCACGGTCGACGAGCTCGGCCTCGACACCTCGAACATCGACCCGAACCTGCTCGCGGCCGGCGAGGTCGACGGCGAGACCTACGGCATCCCGATCGGGGCGAACACGCTCGCCCTGTACTACAACGCCGACGTCCTCTCCGAGGCCGGCGTGGACCCGGCGTCCATCACCGACTGGGACTCCCTCACGACGGCGCTGCAGACGGTCACCGAGGCCGGCAGCGAGGGCATCACGTTCTCCGCCATCGGGACCGAGGAGGGCTCGTTCCAGTTCCTCCCGTGGTTCTGGGGCGCAGGTGCCGACCTCACGCAGCTGGACTCGCCGGAGGCCGTCGAGGCGCTCACGCTGTGGACGGACTGGCTCGAGCAGGGACTGGCGCCGAACACCGTCATCACCAACTCTCAGAACACCGTCTGGGAGGAGTTCCTCACCGGGAACTTCGCCTTCGCCGAGAACGGCACGTGGCAGGTGAACAGCGCTCTCGAGGCCGACTTCGAGACGGGCATCATCCAGATCCCGGGCCAGGACGGAGGCGTCGCACCGACGCCGACCGGTGGTGAGTTCCTCATCGCGCCGGTGCAGGAGGACACCTCGCGGTACGAGGTCACCAGCCAGATCGCGGAGTGCATGACCGACACCGAGGGCGCGGTCGAGACCGCCACCACGTTCGCGTACTACATCCCGCCGACCGAGGACGGGCAGGAGGCGCTGCTGAGCGAGGACGACAGCCTGCAGCCGTGGGTCGACGCGGTCCGCAGCGCCAAGGGTCGCACCAGCGACAACCTCGGCACGGACTACCCGATCATCTCCGAGCAGCTGTGGACCGCGGTGCAGCAGGCCCTCAGCGGCAGCCTCTCCGCGGAGGAGGCCCTGTCCCAGGCCCAGACCGACGCGAGCTCCGAGGTCGGCTGACCGCGAGGCCGGACACCCACGCGCCCGGCGGGCACGACCGCCGGGCGCGTGGCCCACCGGCAGCGACAGGTCGCTGCGAGCAGGAGGAGGAGACCCATGAGCGT is a window encoding:
- a CDS encoding sugar ABC transporter substrate-binding protein encodes the protein MRTHLHRRAATAVAATACLLALAACASDEAALDGSTAAAGAGDGDAAAGGTYTWWDPYPQHEAGSDWQNRVEACADEAGVTIERTAYDTTALTNQALLSAQEGTSPDIILLDNPAVSTLAETGIVTTVDELGLDTSNIDPNLLAAGEVDGETYGIPIGANTLALYYNADVLSEAGVDPASITDWDSLTTALQTVTEAGSEGITFSAIGTEEGSFQFLPWFWGAGADLTQLDSPEAVEALTLWTDWLEQGLAPNTVITNSQNTVWEEFLTGNFAFAENGTWQVNSALEADFETGIIQIPGQDGGVAPTPTGGEFLIAPVQEDTSRYEVTSQIAECMTDTEGAVETATTFAYYIPPTEDGQEALLSEDDSLQPWVDAVRSAKGRTSDNLGTDYPIISEQLWTAVQQALSGSLSAEEALSQAQTDASSEVG